Proteins encoded by one window of Ovis canadensis isolate MfBH-ARS-UI-01 breed Bighorn chromosome 14, ARS-UI_OviCan_v2, whole genome shotgun sequence:
- the KLK13 gene encoding kallikrein-13 isoform X2 — protein sequence MWPLAAAISFLTVAWSGGISREYPKILNGTNGTNGFLPGGYTCTPHSQPWQAALQVHGRLLCGGVLVHPRWVLTAAHCLKEGYRVYLGKHVLARVEAVTYPQTLQCANIELRSDEECHRVYPGKITPNMLCAGTKEGGNDSCEGDSGGPLVCNGKLHGIISWGDFPCGQPNRPGVYTRVSQYVPWIQETIRKGKTWQQEWAKGPQ from the exons ATGTGGCCCCTGGCCGCCGCGATCTCTTTCCTGACGGTGGCCTGGTCAGGAG GCATCTCTCGGGAGTATCCCAAGATTCTCAATGGCACCAATGGGACCAACGGGTTCCTCCCTGGTGGCTACACCTGTACCCCCCACTCTCAGCCCTGGCAGGCAGCCCTACAGGTGCACGGGCGGCTGCTCTGCGGGGGGGTCCTGGTGCACCCCAGATGGGTCCTCACTGCAGCGCACTGCCTAAAGGA AGGGTACAGAGTGTACCTGGGCAAGCATGTCCTGGCGCGTGTGGAGG cagtGACTTACCCCCAAACCCTCCAATGTGCCAACATCGAGCTTCGCTCAGATGAAGAGTGTCATCGAGTCTACCCGGGGAAGATCACACCCAACATGCTCTGTGCCGGCACAAAAGAGGGTGGCAATGACTCCTGTGAG GGTGACTCCGGGGGTCCCCTGGTCTGTAATGGAAAACTTCACGGCATCATCTCCTGGGGAGACTTCCCATGTGGGCAGCCCAACCGGCCTGGTGTCTACACCCGAGTTTCTCAGTATGTTCCATGGATCCAAGAAACAATCCGAAAGGGGAAAACTTGGCAACAAGAATGGGCGAAGGGCCCACAATAA
- the KLK13 gene encoding kallikrein-13 isoform X3, whose protein sequence is MWPLAAAISFLTVAWSGVTYPQTLQCANIELRSDEECHRVYPGKITPNMLCAGTKEGGNDSCEGDSGGPLVCNGKLHGIISWGDFPCGQPNRPGVYTRVSQYVPWIQETIRKGKTWQQEWAKGPQ, encoded by the exons ATGTGGCCCCTGGCCGCCGCGATCTCTTTCCTGACGGTGGCCTGGTCAGGAG tGACTTACCCCCAAACCCTCCAATGTGCCAACATCGAGCTTCGCTCAGATGAAGAGTGTCATCGAGTCTACCCGGGGAAGATCACACCCAACATGCTCTGTGCCGGCACAAAAGAGGGTGGCAATGACTCCTGTGAG GGTGACTCCGGGGGTCCCCTGGTCTGTAATGGAAAACTTCACGGCATCATCTCCTGGGGAGACTTCCCATGTGGGCAGCCCAACCGGCCTGGTGTCTACACCCGAGTTTCTCAGTATGTTCCATGGATCCAAGAAACAATCCGAAAGGGGAAAACTTGGCAACAAGAATGGGCGAAGGGCCCACAATAA
- the KLK13 gene encoding kallikrein-13 isoform X1, whose translation MWPLAAAISFLTVAWSGGISREYPKILNGTNGTNGFLPGGYTCTPHSQPWQAALQVHGRLLCGGVLVHPRWVLTAAHCLKEGYRVYLGKHVLARVEAGEQVREVARAIPHPQYQSSPTHLNHDHDIMLLELKSSVQLARHIQTLPLSRQRCLPPGTCCRVSGWGTTTSPQVTYPQTLQCANIELRSDEECHRVYPGKITPNMLCAGTKEGGNDSCEGDSGGPLVCNGKLHGIISWGDFPCGQPNRPGVYTRVSQYVPWIQETIRKGKTWQQEWAKGPQ comes from the exons ATGTGGCCCCTGGCCGCCGCGATCTCTTTCCTGACGGTGGCCTGGTCAGGAG GCATCTCTCGGGAGTATCCCAAGATTCTCAATGGCACCAATGGGACCAACGGGTTCCTCCCTGGTGGCTACACCTGTACCCCCCACTCTCAGCCCTGGCAGGCAGCCCTACAGGTGCACGGGCGGCTGCTCTGCGGGGGGGTCCTGGTGCACCCCAGATGGGTCCTCACTGCAGCGCACTGCCTAAAGGA AGGGTACAGAGTGTACCTGGGCAAGCATGTCCTGGCGCGTGTGGAGGCTGGGGAGCAGGTGCGGGAGGTGGCTCGAGCTATCCCCCACCCTCAGTACCAGAGCAGTCCCACCCACCTGAACCATGACCACGACATCATGCTTCTGGAACTGAAGTCCTCCGTGCAGCTCGCCAGGCACATCCAGACCCTGCCCCTCTCCCGCCAGCGCTGCCTGCCCCCCGGCACCTGCTGCCGGGTGTCTGGCTGGGGCACCACCACCAGCCCCCAGG tGACTTACCCCCAAACCCTCCAATGTGCCAACATCGAGCTTCGCTCAGATGAAGAGTGTCATCGAGTCTACCCGGGGAAGATCACACCCAACATGCTCTGTGCCGGCACAAAAGAGGGTGGCAATGACTCCTGTGAG GGTGACTCCGGGGGTCCCCTGGTCTGTAATGGAAAACTTCACGGCATCATCTCCTGGGGAGACTTCCCATGTGGGCAGCCCAACCGGCCTGGTGTCTACACCCGAGTTTCTCAGTATGTTCCATGGATCCAAGAAACAATCCGAAAGGGGAAAACTTGGCAACAAGAATGGGCGAAGGGCCCACAATAA